A window of the Canis aureus isolate CA01 chromosome 29, VMU_Caureus_v.1.0, whole genome shotgun sequence genome harbors these coding sequences:
- the BBIP1 gene encoding BBSome-interacting protein 1 isoform X2, which yields MAEMKSMFREVLPKQGQLSVEDITTMVLCKPKLLPLKSLTLEKLEKMQQAAQDTIRQQEMAEKQQQQITH from the exons ATGGCGGAAATGAAGTCCATGTTCCGCGAAGTTCTTCCAAAACAAG GGCAGTTGTCAGTGGAAGATATAACCACAATGGTGCTGTGTAAACCCAAACTTTTACCCTTAAAATCTCTGACTCtggaaaaactggagaaaatgcAGCAAGCAGCCCAGGATACAATTCGCCAACAAGAAATGGCagaaaaacaacagcagcaaatCACTCACTGA